The following coding sequences are from one Triticum aestivum cultivar Chinese Spring chromosome 5A, IWGSC CS RefSeq v2.1, whole genome shotgun sequence window:
- the LOC123104879 gene encoding glutamyl-tRNA(Gln) amidotransferase subunit C, chloroplastic/mitochondrial, with translation MLSAAASAIPRLRWAAAPPGHASPRARWSLLRRCPLSSSPNVAPTAGPGPLEPPDLPRLAKSARISLSPQEAEEFAPKIQQVVDWFGQLQAVDLESIEPSLRADTAAGSSLREDKAEPFANRDAIIEALPSYDDPYIKVPNALTKE, from the exons ATgctctccgccgccgcctctgccaTTCCCAGGCTCCGCTGGGCTGCCGCGCCGCCGGGGCACGCCTCGCCGAGGGCCAGGTGGTCTCTGCTGCGGCGGTGCCCACTCTCCTCCTCCCCGAACGTAGCGCCCACCGCGGGGCCGGGGCCCCTGGAGCCGCCGGACCTTCCCCGCCTCGCCAAGTCTGCCCGCATATCTCTCTCGCCGCAAGAG GCCGAGGAGTTCGCGCCCAAGATTCAGCAGGTGGTGGACTG GTTTGGGCAACTTCAAGCGGTTGATCTTGAATCCATTGAGCCTTCACTTAGAGCTG ATACTGCAGCTGGTAGTTCTTTAAGAGAAGATAAGGCGGAACCATTTGCTAACAG AGATGCCATAATAGAAGCCCTTCCAAGTTATGATGATCCATACATCAAAGTGCCAAATGCACTGACCAAAGAATGA